In the Alkaliphilus oremlandii OhILAs genome, one interval contains:
- the thrB gene encoding homoserine kinase — protein sequence MIEIIVPATTANIGPGFDCLGMALNLYNKVLFEEIEDGLQIHGCEERFNNKENLVYTSMIHTFKKVGYTPSTGFKITMDCHIPESRGLGSSAACILAGVIGATELSNSKLNKEEILKIATEIEGHPDNITPALFGGMTVSIQDQTSIHFSKVPIQNNFRIYGLIPNFTLSTKESRAVLPQEVSFQDAVFNVGRTALMLASFMNGDLELLNFSIDDKLHQNYRASLIPEYPSIIEKLNFLDIKGSFLSGAGPAIIVIAGKDNLGLADRIQNRMLELENKWTVKEFNMDTQGALIKRWR from the coding sequence ATGATCGAAATAATTGTACCAGCCACAACAGCCAACATCGGCCCGGGCTTTGATTGCCTAGGAATGGCTTTAAATTTATATAACAAGGTGCTCTTTGAAGAGATTGAAGACGGTCTGCAGATTCATGGATGTGAAGAACGCTTTAACAATAAAGAAAATCTAGTCTATACCTCTATGATTCACACATTTAAAAAAGTAGGATATACGCCGAGTACGGGATTTAAAATAACCATGGATTGTCATATCCCCGAATCTAGAGGTTTAGGAAGCAGTGCAGCCTGTATATTGGCTGGCGTAATCGGCGCCACTGAACTTTCCAATAGCAAATTGAACAAAGAGGAAATTTTAAAAATCGCAACTGAAATTGAAGGGCATCCGGATAATATTACCCCTGCACTTTTTGGCGGAATGACGGTATCCATTCAGGATCAGACTTCCATCCATTTCAGCAAAGTACCCATACAAAATAATTTTAGGATTTACGGACTCATTCCCAATTTTACCCTTTCAACGAAGGAGTCCCGAGCAGTTCTTCCTCAAGAAGTTTCCTTCCAGGATGCCGTTTTTAATGTAGGTAGAACAGCCCTCATGCTGGCCTCTTTTATGAATGGCGATTTAGAATTATTAAACTTTTCAATCGATGATAAGCTCCATCAAAACTACCGGGCATCTTTAATCCCCGAGTACCCTTCGATTATTGAAAAATTAAATTTCTTAGACATAAAAGGAAGCTTTTTAAGCGGTGCAGGACCTGCTATAATAGTGATTGCTGGCAAAGACAATTTAGGACTCGCAGATAGAATACAAAACCGTATGCTTGAGCTGGAAAACAAATGGACAGTCAAAGAATTTAACATGGATACTCAAGGCGCTTTAATTAAAAGATGGAGGTAA
- a CDS encoding ACT domain-containing protein, with the protein MNNSRFLVIDKEILPDIFEKVIEAKELLRTNQVKGVTEATKAVGISRSAFYKYKDYVYTLSDSNVGKKVTLSFLLSHQAGVLSNVLHIISVNNGNILTINQDSPINNFANVNIIFDITEISKKLDDIIQEIESIDGVEKLEILALE; encoded by the coding sequence ATGAATAACAGCAGATTTTTAGTGATAGATAAGGAAATACTGCCAGATATTTTTGAAAAGGTTATAGAAGCCAAGGAATTGCTTCGTACAAATCAAGTGAAGGGGGTTACAGAAGCTACGAAGGCAGTAGGCATCAGCAGAAGTGCATTCTATAAGTATAAAGACTACGTTTATACTTTAAGTGATAGCAATGTTGGAAAAAAAGTAACGCTTTCATTCCTTCTTTCACACCAAGCAGGAGTTCTTTCCAATGTGCTCCATATCATATCCGTCAATAATGGAAATATTTTAACCATCAACCAAGATTCGCCCATTAATAATTTCGCTAATGTGAATATTATCTTTGATATTACAGAAATTAGTAAAAAGCTGGATGATATTATCCAAGAAATCGAAAGCATCGATGGTGTGGAAAAGCTTGAAATACTTGCTTTAGAATAA
- a CDS encoding beta/alpha barrel domain-containing protein — protein MEKIVPEIKLKLRDKIVDVPRVISKASGIRILGKRIKSILFSTDVAIIKNTNADAIIAVYPFTPQLSITQAILEVATVPVFCGVGGGLTTGQRSIGIALQAELMGAYGVVVNGPMDKDVISEMNEKIDIPIISTVISQYDDYAGKLEAGARIFNVSGGPNTAKIVAQIRKEFPEVPIIATGGPTDESILETIEAGANAITYTPPSTADLFTEVMQRYRDNVNQQNQ, from the coding sequence ATGGAAAAGATCGTTCCAGAAATAAAACTTAAATTGAGAGACAAGATTGTAGATGTCCCCCGTGTTATTTCAAAAGCCAGTGGTATTCGAATTCTAGGAAAGAGAATAAAATCTATTTTATTTTCAACGGATGTAGCGATTATAAAAAATACCAATGCAGATGCAATTATTGCAGTATATCCTTTTACACCTCAGCTATCGATCACTCAAGCAATATTAGAGGTAGCCACTGTTCCTGTATTCTGTGGTGTTGGTGGTGGATTAACGACAGGACAAAGGTCCATCGGAATTGCTCTACAAGCAGAGCTTATGGGGGCTTATGGTGTCGTTGTAAATGGTCCGATGGATAAAGACGTCATTTCAGAAATGAATGAAAAAATTGATATTCCAATTATTTCAACGGTAATTAGCCAATATGATGATTATGCGGGTAAACTAGAGGCTGGTGCAAGAATTTTCAACGTTTCTGGAGGTCCAAATACAGCCAAAATAGTAGCACAAATTAGAAAGGAATTTCCAGAGGTTCCCATTATAGCAACCGGTGGTCCAACGGATGAAAGTATACTGGAAACTATAGAAGCGGGAGCTAATGCGATCACTTATACACCGCCATCTACGGCAGATTTATTTACAGAGGTTATGCAAAGATATAGAGACAATGTAAACCAGCAAAATCAATAG
- a CDS encoding putative manganese-dependent inorganic diphosphatase produces MSVLIFGHKSPDTDSVSSAIALSHLKNQLGYDTIPCVLGNINKESSYVLDYFNLSSPQMISDVKVQVKDLQYDFAKGISPEKSILSTYNLMEENALETVGVVDESNNLLGIISMKNIAMGLIHGDFSHLETSLENILQDLDGRLLSGDRKFFDGHISIIAYYYKSVEGQLSKNDIVIVGDRYDIIEYAILSKVQLIIITGGQEIPQKYIDLANENNITMILVKRDTYYTSKIINMCNYTNRIMRTQNIIKFNEMEYLDEVKDELSHSHFRNYPVISNEGAFLGFINRKHIMNPTRKKVILVDHNEYGQSAEGLGEAEILEIIDHHKIGDISTSVPINFRNNNVGSTCTIVYAMYRENNIEIPFEIAGILLSGILSDTLLFKSPTTTSFDRMAVEDLNKILKIDIDEFAMDMFKFGTSLEGQSIEEIFYKDFKEFQLETFKTGISQVFTLDIDDVFNRKELFVNYIKKIHKRMDYDITLLLVTDILREGSYILYQCKHSSIIPSAFNTTDEQGIFVEGIVSRKKQVIPKILDAIHLIR; encoded by the coding sequence ATGTCTGTTTTAATTTTTGGGCATAAAAGCCCAGATACGGATTCCGTGTCTTCTGCCATTGCCCTGTCTCATTTAAAAAATCAGCTGGGCTATGACACGATTCCTTGCGTATTAGGAAATATCAATAAAGAAAGTAGCTATGTCTTAGACTATTTCAATCTATCATCTCCTCAGATGATATCCGATGTTAAGGTACAGGTAAAGGATTTGCAGTATGATTTTGCAAAGGGAATATCTCCAGAAAAATCCATCCTCTCCACCTATAATTTAATGGAAGAGAATGCCTTAGAAACAGTAGGTGTCGTGGATGAGAGCAATAATTTACTGGGTATTATCAGCATGAAGAATATTGCCATGGGCCTCATTCACGGAGATTTTTCTCATTTAGAGACCTCCTTAGAAAATATACTCCAGGATTTAGATGGTCGGCTGCTTTCTGGGGACCGAAAATTTTTTGATGGTCATATTTCTATTATAGCATATTATTATAAGAGTGTTGAAGGTCAACTTAGTAAAAATGATATTGTTATTGTTGGCGACCGGTACGATATTATTGAATACGCAATTCTATCCAAGGTTCAACTTATTATCATTACTGGGGGTCAAGAAATCCCGCAAAAATATATCGATTTGGCCAATGAAAATAATATTACCATGATCTTAGTGAAAAGAGATACATACTATACCTCTAAAATAATTAATATGTGTAACTACACCAATCGAATTATGCGAACACAAAATATCATCAAGTTTAATGAAATGGAGTATTTAGATGAAGTGAAAGATGAACTCAGTCATAGTCATTTCAGAAACTATCCCGTCATCAGTAACGAAGGTGCATTTTTAGGATTTATCAACAGAAAGCATATTATGAATCCTACGAGAAAAAAAGTGATTTTAGTGGACCACAACGAATATGGACAAAGTGCAGAAGGTCTTGGAGAAGCTGAAATCTTAGAAATTATCGATCATCACAAAATAGGGGATATTTCAACTTCTGTACCAATTAATTTTAGGAACAATAACGTAGGTAGCACTTGTACCATCGTATACGCTATGTATAGAGAAAATAATATTGAGATTCCTTTTGAAATTGCTGGCATCTTATTATCTGGGATATTATCGGATACACTGCTATTTAAATCTCCTACAACAACCAGCTTTGACAGAATGGCTGTGGAAGATTTAAATAAAATTTTAAAGATTGATATTGATGAGTTTGCTATGGATATGTTTAAGTTTGGCACATCGTTAGAAGGACAAAGCATCGAAGAAATATTTTATAAGGATTTTAAAGAATTCCAATTGGAAACATTCAAAACAGGGATTAGTCAGGTCTTCACCTTAGATATCGATGATGTATTCAACAGAAAGGAGCTATTTGTCAATTATATCAAAAAAATTCATAAACGAATGGATTATGATATTACGTTACTGCTGGTAACGGATATTTTAAGAGAAGGCTCCTATATTCTGTATCAGTGCAAACATAGCAGCATTATACCTTCTGCTTTCAATACCACCGATGAGCAAGGTATCTTTGTAGAAGGAATTGTCTCTCGAAAAAAACAAGTCATTCCAAAAATTTTAGATGCAATTCATCTAATACGCTAA
- a CDS encoding chemotaxis protein, which translates to MNEGQKILLESGTNELEIVEFKIGNNYFGINVAKVKEIIPFTNVTQVPKSHPCIRGIFKPRENIVTVIDLPKYLNMKSEEDESNNLFIISHFNKISVAFQVHKVVGIHRFSWEQIEKPDNTIYGGVEGISTGIVKKDDRLIIILDFEKILTDISPSTGIQLSDIQSMGPRERSNKPILIAEDSEMLSRILVQALHEAGYSNLIVTDNGREAWDTLEKLRADRTRKLTDQVSCVITDIEMPKMDGHHLTKLIKTDEDLSKLPVIIFSSLISEDMKRKGESLGANAQISKPEIANLVDIIDQLIL; encoded by the coding sequence ATGAACGAAGGGCAAAAAATTCTTCTGGAAAGTGGAACCAATGAGCTAGAGATTGTAGAATTTAAAATAGGGAACAACTATTTTGGTATTAATGTTGCAAAGGTAAAAGAAATCATTCCTTTTACCAATGTGACACAGGTTCCAAAATCACATCCTTGTATTAGAGGTATTTTTAAGCCTCGAGAAAATATTGTAACAGTTATAGATCTTCCAAAATATTTGAATATGAAATCTGAAGAGGATGAGTCTAATAACTTATTTATAATATCCCATTTTAATAAAATTTCGGTAGCCTTTCAAGTTCACAAGGTTGTAGGAATCCATAGATTTTCATGGGAACAAATAGAAAAGCCGGACAATACGATCTATGGCGGCGTAGAGGGCATATCCACTGGAATCGTAAAGAAAGACGATCGATTGATCATTATATTGGATTTTGAAAAAATATTGACGGATATCAGTCCAAGTACAGGGATACAGCTTTCTGATATCCAATCCATGGGACCGAGAGAGAGAAGCAATAAGCCCATATTGATCGCTGAGGATTCAGAGATGCTGTCAAGGATATTGGTACAAGCGCTCCACGAAGCAGGGTATAGCAATTTGATTGTAACGGATAATGGTCGTGAGGCCTGGGATACATTGGAGAAGCTCAGAGCAGATCGAACTAGAAAACTGACGGATCAAGTATCCTGCGTTATTACAGATATTGAAATGCCTAAAATGGATGGGCACCATTTAACGAAGTTGATCAAAACAGATGAAGATTTATCAAAGCTTCCCGTGATTATTTTCTCATCTTTAATTTCAGAGGATATGAAGAGAAAAGGCGAGAGCCTTGGGGCGAATGCTCAAATCAGTAAGCCAGAGATTGCGAATCTGGTAGATATTATCGATCAATTAATTTTATAA
- a CDS encoding DUF3343 domain-containing protein codes for MKDTYCVMTFHSTYHALQFEKLLKENHLNVRLIPVPRQISTSCGIAGEVSCEDQLVIVELCDENNLEYGAFHTIEKEVKQSWYRNLVKK; via the coding sequence TTGAAAGATACTTATTGTGTTATGACCTTCCATTCTACATACCATGCACTTCAGTTTGAAAAGTTATTGAAGGAAAATCATTTAAATGTAAGACTAATTCCAGTTCCTAGGCAGATTAGCACGAGCTGCGGAATCGCTGGAGAAGTTTCCTGTGAAGACCAGCTCGTTATTGTAGAATTATGTGATGAAAACAATTTGGAATATGGCGCATTTCATACCATAGAAAAAGAAGTGAAGCAAAGCTGGTATAGAAATTTAGTGAAAAAATAA
- a CDS encoding sulfurtransferase TusA family protein — MHRIIDARGRSCPEPVLMTKEAISKYKENTIEVLVDAKVAVENIQRFVISQGYDMECSENQDGYSLMIKK, encoded by the coding sequence ATGCATAGAATAATTGATGCCAGGGGTAGATCTTGCCCAGAGCCAGTTTTAATGACGAAGGAAGCGATCTCAAAATATAAGGAGAATACCATAGAGGTTTTAGTTGATGCGAAGGTGGCAGTAGAAAATATTCAGCGCTTTGTAATAAGTCAGGGCTACGATATGGAGTGCTCAGAAAACCAAGACGGATATTCGCTGATGATAAAAAAATAG
- the yedE gene encoding YedE family putative selenium transporter, with protein MKQGKGKIIVAGGIIGFISALLVKLGNPVNMGICVACFLRDIAGGLGLHGAGNVQYIRPEISGFILGSFIIAKMKGEFKARGGSSPLLRFVLGFFLMIGALVFLGCPLRMILRLANGDLNAVVGLIGYVFGIFIGIQFIKRGFSLGRSVSQPESNGYIMPVFAVGLLVLLFLKPAFLLFSENGPGALKAPALVSLTAGLIIGIILQRTRLCTAGGFRDAILIKDFYFLWGLIGIFVFALIGNLALNPESFKIGFTGQPIAHTDFLWNFLGMVLAGITSALLGGCPLRQTILAGEGDADAVITVLGLMAGAAFAHNFGLAASPSGVGINGKIAVIIGFVVVLGIGYNVIQYNKRIRSRKEDLNTKGGEIHA; from the coding sequence ATGAAACAGGGGAAAGGAAAAATTATAGTAGCTGGAGGCATTATAGGATTCATATCTGCATTATTAGTTAAACTGGGCAATCCTGTAAACATGGGAATATGTGTGGCTTGTTTTCTAAGAGATATTGCTGGGGGACTTGGCCTCCATGGCGCAGGCAATGTTCAGTACATTAGACCAGAAATCTCAGGATTTATTTTAGGCTCCTTTATCATTGCTAAAATGAAAGGAGAGTTTAAAGCAAGGGGCGGATCCTCTCCCTTATTAAGGTTTGTACTAGGATTTTTTCTCATGATTGGTGCCTTAGTATTTTTAGGATGTCCATTACGAATGATCTTAAGACTAGCTAATGGAGATTTAAATGCTGTTGTTGGATTAATTGGTTATGTTTTTGGAATTTTTATTGGAATTCAATTTATAAAAAGAGGCTTCAGCTTAGGTAGAAGTGTAAGTCAGCCAGAATCCAACGGGTATATCATGCCTGTATTTGCAGTTGGACTTTTAGTTCTATTATTCTTAAAACCAGCTTTTTTACTATTTAGCGAGAATGGACCTGGGGCATTGAAAGCACCCGCACTGGTATCTTTAACGGCAGGACTGATCATTGGAATTATTCTACAGAGGACGAGACTTTGCACTGCTGGTGGTTTTAGAGATGCGATACTAATTAAAGATTTCTATTTTCTATGGGGATTAATCGGAATCTTTGTATTTGCCCTAATTGGAAACTTGGCTTTAAATCCCGAAAGTTTTAAAATTGGGTTCACTGGGCAACCAATAGCTCATACTGATTTTTTATGGAACTTCTTGGGAATGGTATTAGCAGGTATTACATCTGCGCTACTAGGTGGATGTCCTTTGAGACAGACGATTTTAGCTGGAGAAGGAGATGCAGATGCTGTCATTACGGTTCTAGGTCTAATGGCAGGAGCAGCTTTTGCTCATAACTTTGGTTTAGCAGCCAGTCCAAGTGGCGTTGGCATAAATGGTAAGATTGCAGTCATCATTGGTTTTGTAGTAGTGTTAGGGATTGGCTATAATGTTATTCAATACAATAAGAGAATAAGATCAAGGAAAGAAGATCTCAATACAAAAGGAGGAGAAATTCATGCATAG
- a CDS encoding S-layer homology domain-containing protein has translation MMRRIMAMMIMCSLFLSAFASVGYADVKSSILTKVEIEKLARQRLDLDDSYKLVHSNLHTRDLYKKQFWNLEFEKGTGNISVSMAADTGTIVSFNNWNNDSYGKPVTVLEKDAKKTAVEFIQSLEKEKFKETEEVTVKAPTIIPYGIRRGEDDHSTYSFMFVRKMEGEFFTKNYFRITVSGAGEVTSYEMQWDDDATYAGNKPLLSEEKVKEIFGKEDRLVLKYVALNKYNNGEGKNVVITPVYIYAPVETDKIDAITGKLLSYEELYNWNFYEYPFREELGEMVKDGTSNQTGGAEMIPEKGVLSKEKAAQIVVDMLSKHIDLKDIQLKSSSYTNGYAGMKGKFWTVHWYSEENSVYLYAVLNAENGELLEISYRGNKVYPSEEMRTKSEGEKIDGSKYRKLAEETIKAILPKVKNELKFEVQSENLNGEEILVVGTRTVNNIPFDDNYVNISFNAENSEIMSFSYRWYDVQVQSQGNILSKDKAHDIFYNKVGFEKYLVQLKDQNELKAKGLELPMKELLPVYGLKGFNFVYIDAVAGKVLDYSGEDFKELDLTKKAFTDIAGTPYEKSILLMDKMGILNVSEDQFKPAESLLRKDALKWIIELGRSNKAYDMNRYSSSNNQVAVSFKDIPKDHPYYEYIKTGLELDIIEVDDYFRPDEKISKLELTKWMIHAMKQKELATYSDIFQVPYEDAEAINAADSGYVALAKYHNIFGDKKAASEFGPERNIERGEFIHNMYQFIMNYKDIK, from the coding sequence ATGATGAGAAGAATAATGGCAATGATGATTATGTGTAGCTTATTTTTAAGTGCATTTGCATCTGTAGGATATGCCGATGTAAAATCGTCGATTCTTACAAAGGTGGAAATAGAAAAGCTAGCACGTCAGCGACTGGACTTAGATGATAGCTATAAGCTTGTACACAGTAACTTACACACAAGAGATCTTTATAAAAAGCAATTTTGGAATTTAGAATTTGAAAAGGGCACCGGTAATATTTCTGTTTCCATGGCTGCTGATACAGGCACAATCGTTTCTTTCAACAATTGGAATAACGATTCTTATGGAAAGCCAGTAACTGTATTGGAAAAAGATGCGAAGAAAACCGCTGTAGAATTTATTCAATCCTTAGAAAAAGAAAAATTTAAGGAAACTGAAGAAGTGACAGTAAAGGCACCTACCATTATTCCCTATGGAATCAGAAGGGGAGAGGACGATCATAGTACCTATAGCTTTATGTTCGTTCGAAAGATGGAAGGAGAATTTTTTACAAAAAACTACTTTAGAATTACAGTATCCGGAGCAGGAGAAGTGACTTCTTATGAAATGCAGTGGGATGACGATGCAACGTACGCTGGAAACAAACCATTATTAAGTGAAGAAAAAGTAAAGGAGATATTTGGAAAAGAAGATCGACTGGTACTAAAATACGTAGCATTGAACAAATATAATAATGGGGAAGGCAAAAATGTAGTGATCACACCAGTATATATCTATGCTCCAGTAGAAACGGACAAAATAGATGCAATAACAGGGAAATTACTTTCCTACGAGGAACTTTATAATTGGAATTTCTATGAATATCCATTTAGAGAAGAATTAGGGGAAATGGTGAAAGATGGTACCAGCAATCAAACTGGTGGAGCGGAAATGATTCCTGAAAAAGGCGTTCTTTCAAAAGAGAAGGCAGCGCAGATCGTAGTCGATATGTTGAGCAAGCATATCGATCTAAAGGATATTCAATTAAAGAGTTCCAGCTATACCAATGGGTATGCAGGAATGAAAGGGAAATTCTGGACAGTGCATTGGTACTCTGAGGAAAATAGCGTTTATTTATATGCAGTTTTAAATGCTGAAAATGGCGAGTTGCTGGAGATTTCCTACAGAGGAAACAAAGTGTATCCTTCTGAAGAGATGAGAACAAAATCTGAAGGCGAAAAAATAGATGGTAGTAAGTATAGAAAGCTTGCAGAAGAAACCATCAAAGCAATACTACCTAAAGTAAAAAATGAATTAAAATTCGAAGTGCAATCAGAGAATTTAAATGGTGAGGAAATTTTGGTGGTAGGTACAAGAACAGTGAATAATATTCCATTCGACGATAATTATGTGAATATAAGCTTCAATGCTGAAAACTCTGAAATTATGAGCTTCAGCTATAGATGGTACGATGTACAAGTGCAGAGCCAAGGCAATATCTTATCAAAAGATAAAGCTCATGATATCTTCTATAATAAAGTTGGATTTGAAAAATATTTGGTACAACTAAAGGATCAGAATGAATTGAAAGCGAAAGGTTTAGAACTTCCTATGAAGGAGCTACTTCCTGTATATGGATTGAAAGGATTTAACTTTGTATATATCGATGCTGTAGCAGGAAAGGTATTAGATTACTCTGGAGAAGATTTTAAAGAATTGGATCTTACAAAGAAAGCGTTTACAGATATAGCAGGTACACCTTATGAAAAGAGCATTCTCTTAATGGATAAAATGGGCATATTGAATGTATCTGAGGATCAATTTAAACCAGCGGAAAGCCTTCTTAGAAAAGATGCGCTGAAGTGGATTATCGAACTAGGACGTAGTAATAAAGCCTATGATATGAATCGATATTCTAGTTCAAATAATCAAGTGGCGGTATCTTTTAAAGATATCCCTAAAGATCATCCATACTATGAGTATATTAAAACTGGTCTTGAACTGGATATCATTGAAGTCGATGATTACTTTAGACCGGATGAAAAGATCAGCAAGCTTGAGCTGACAAAGTGGATGATTCATGCGATGAAGCAAAAGGAACTGGCAACATATTCAGATATATTCCAAGTACCATATGAGGATGCTGAGGCTATTAATGCTGCCGATTCAGGTTATGTGGCATTAGCAAAGTACCATAATATATTTGGAGACAAAAAAGCGGCATCTGAATTTGGACCAGAAAGAAATATAGAAAGAGGAGAATTCATTCATAATATGTATCAGTTTATCATGAACTACAAGGATATTAAATAA
- the yqeB gene encoding selenium-dependent molybdenum cofactor biosynthesis protein YqeB — MTAGEVIIIKGAGEQATGVAHKLFRSGFTVIMTEIEQPICVRRNISFANCIYEGIWEVEGIQAKRSTTLEEAFAILNQGMIPVLIDRECKIIKMVNCLALVDAIIAKKNTGTSKEDAPIVIGLGPGFNAGVDVDVAIETNRGHHLGRLIFSGYTSNDTGAPSAVKGYTWERVLRATKTGTIKVVRNLGETIQTGETVAFIHEEEVKAKIDGVIRGLIHDGAQVMEGMKIGDIDPRVEDSFRTTISEKARCIAGAVLEAILIKK; from the coding sequence ATGACTGCGGGGGAAGTTATTATTATTAAAGGTGCTGGCGAACAAGCCACAGGTGTGGCTCATAAATTATTTCGAAGTGGTTTTACAGTGATCATGACGGAGATAGAACAACCAATTTGTGTGAGAAGAAATATAAGCTTTGCCAACTGTATCTATGAAGGCATATGGGAAGTGGAGGGTATTCAAGCCAAAAGATCAACGACATTGGAAGAAGCATTTGCAATATTAAATCAAGGGATGATCCCGGTACTGATTGATAGGGAATGTAAAATTATAAAAATGGTAAATTGTTTAGCTCTAGTGGATGCCATTATAGCCAAAAAAAATACGGGAACAAGTAAGGAGGATGCACCTATTGTAATTGGATTAGGGCCCGGATTTAATGCAGGAGTAGATGTGGATGTTGCCATAGAAACCAATCGAGGCCACCATTTAGGACGGCTAATATTCAGTGGATACACTTCCAATGATACAGGTGCCCCTAGTGCCGTGAAGGGATATACATGGGAGAGAGTATTGAGAGCTACAAAGACAGGAACCATTAAAGTTGTTAGAAATCTAGGTGAAACTATTCAAACTGGAGAAACTGTGGCATTCATCCATGAGGAAGAAGTGAAAGCAAAGATAGATGGAGTTATTCGAGGGCTCATTCACGACGGCGCACAAGTTATGGAAGGGATGAAAATAGGAGATATTGATCCCAGAGTAGAGGATAGCTTTCGTACCACCATTTCAGAAAAAGCAAGATGCATCGCAGGGGCAGTACTGGAAGCCATTTTAATAAAAAAATAA
- a CDS encoding MATE family efflux transporter — protein MDRSKQLAEEKIGKLLLTFSVPAIVGMLVNALYNIVDRIFVGRGVGSLAIAAITIGFPIMIILMAFTMLVGLGATSLISIKLGQDRKDEAEKIMGNSMTLLVIIMLIMTVSGLIFLEPLLRIFGASADVMPYAKAYLRIILYGAVFQGIGFGINNIIRAEGNPKIAMLSMLIGAISNTILDPIFIYGFKMGIEGAAWATIISQAASAVWVVSHFISGRSNLKFRKENLRLQGKIIFDIFSIGFAPFMMQLAASLVTAILNSQLGKFGGDIAISAMGIINSVSTIILMPIFGINQGSQPIIGFNYGAKQYDRVKQTFRYAATAATILVVIGFFLIRIFPVQLISLFAQGDQTLIDIGTNGIRIFFFAMPIIGFQIVSANYFQAVGKPKQAAILSLSRQVLFLIPALLILPRFFKLNGIWMAAPVADALAFVVTSVWIIFEIKNLGKERDSVPSSTKPFISGLD, from the coding sequence ATGGATCGTTCAAAACAATTGGCAGAAGAAAAAATTGGAAAACTATTATTAACATTTTCTGTTCCAGCTATCGTAGGAATGTTAGTAAATGCACTGTATAACATCGTAGATCGAATCTTCGTTGGAAGGGGTGTTGGCTCTTTAGCCATAGCAGCAATCACCATCGGTTTCCCTATTATGATTATTTTAATGGCCTTTACGATGCTTGTTGGATTAGGTGCAACTTCTTTGATATCCATTAAACTGGGACAAGATAGAAAAGATGAAGCGGAAAAAATCATGGGAAACTCTATGACGCTATTGGTTATTATCATGTTGATAATGACTGTCAGCGGTTTAATTTTTCTTGAACCCCTGTTAAGAATTTTTGGTGCTAGTGCTGATGTAATGCCTTATGCAAAGGCCTACTTAAGAATCATTCTATATGGTGCCGTTTTCCAAGGGATTGGGTTCGGTATAAATAATATCATCAGAGCTGAAGGAAATCCTAAGATTGCTATGCTTTCAATGTTAATTGGAGCCATCAGCAATACAATTTTAGACCCAATCTTTATCTATGGATTCAAGATGGGCATTGAAGGTGCTGCATGGGCAACCATCATTTCACAGGCTGCATCTGCCGTTTGGGTAGTGAGCCATTTTATAAGTGGTAGAAGCAACCTAAAGTTTAGAAAAGAAAACTTGCGCTTACAAGGAAAAATCATTTTTGATATTTTCTCCATCGGTTTTGCACCTTTCATGATGCAATTGGCGGCAAGCTTAGTTACTGCCATACTGAATAGCCAACTTGGCAAATTCGGTGGGGATATTGCCATATCAGCAATGGGAATTATCAATAGTGTGTCTACAATCATATTGATGCCTATTTTCGGTATCAACCAAGGATCACAGCCCATCATTGGTTTTAACTATGGAGCGAAGCAGTATGATAGAGTAAAGCAAACCTTTCGATATGCGGCAACAGCAGCTACAATATTGGTTGTAATAGGCTTTTTCCTAATTAGAATCTTCCCTGTACAACTCATATCCCTATTTGCTCAAGGGGATCAAACCTTAATCGATATTGGAACAAACGGTATTCGAATATTCTTTTTCGCAATGCCGATTATAGGATTTCAGATCGTCAGTGCCAACTATTTCCAAGCTGTAGGAAAACCGAAGCAAGCTGCTATTTTAAGCTTATCGAGACAAGTGCTATTCCTGATACCAGCGTTATTAATTTTACCGAGATTCTTTAAATTAAATGGAATATGGATGGCGGCACCGGTAGCGGATGCATTGGCCTTTGTTGTTACATCCGTTTGGATCATCTTTGAAATTAAGAACCTAGGAAAAGAAAGGGATTCCGTTCCAAGTTCCACCAAACCTTTCATATCTGGATTAGATTAA